A window of Nicotiana tabacum cultivar K326 chromosome 24, ASM71507v2, whole genome shotgun sequence contains these coding sequences:
- the LOC142178104 gene encoding uncharacterized protein LOC142178104, with product MDKQFGHFLEVIKQVYVNLLSQMPTYAKFLKERLSNKQKVEETSVVKLIEHCSAILQNKLRKKYRDLGSFTIPFSIGSTNFEKSLCDSGASINLMLVRVDKFAFPVDFIVVNMEENKEVPLILGRPIFATDRAILDIQERQLMLRVGEERVLFKMKEAIGAPKEEFAALILR from the coding sequence atggACAAACAATTTGGGCATTTTCTAGAAGTGATCAAGCAGGTGTATGTTAATCTACTCTCACAGATGCCAACATATGCTAAGTTCCTGAAGGAGAGATTGTCCAACAAGCAAAAGGTGGAAGAGACATCGGTTGTCAAGCTCATAGAGCATTGTAGTGCTATTCTGCAAAATAAGCTTCGTAAAAAGTATAGAGATCTAGGGAGTTTCACTATACCTTTCTCTATAGGAAGTACTAACTTTGAAAAATCTTTGTGTGATTCAGGTGCTTCTATTAATCTTATGCTAGTTCGGGTGGACAAATTTGCGTTCCCTGTGGACTTCATCGTGGTGAACATGGAAGAGAATAAGGAGGTCCCTCTAATTCTAGGGAGACCCATCTTTGCTACTGACAGAGCTATACTGGATATTCAGGAAAGGCAGCTCATGCTAAGAGTAGGGGAAGAGAGAGTGTTGTTCAAAATGAAGGAGGCAATAGGGGCACCTAAAGAGGAGTTTGCTGCTCTGATTTTAAGGTAG